In one window of Oryzias melastigma strain HK-1 linkage group LG5, ASM292280v2, whole genome shotgun sequence DNA:
- the rplp0 gene encoding 60S acidic ribosomal protein P0 — MPREDRATWKSNYFMKIIQLLDDYPKCFIVGADNVGSKQMQTIRLSLRGKAVVLMGKNTMMRKAIRGHLENNPALEKLLPHIKGNVGFVFTKEDLAEVRDMLLANKVPAAARAGAIAPCDVTVPAQNTGLGPEKTSFFQALGITTKISRGTIEILSDVGLIKTGDKVGASEATLLNMLNISPFSFGLIIQQVYDNGSVYSPEVLDITEASLQARFLEGVRNIASVCLEIGYPTLASIPHSVINGYKRVLAVAVETDYTFPQAEKVKAFLADPSAFAAVAAPAAAAETAAAAPAAKEEAKEESEESDEDMGFGLFD; from the exons ATGCCCAGGGAAGACAGGGCCACGTGGAAGTCCAactattttatgaaaattatc CAACTTCTGGATGATTATCCAAAATGCTTCATCGTGGGAGCAGACAACGTGGGCTCCAAGCAGATGCAGACCATCCGTCTGTCCCTTCGTGGCAAAGCGGTGGTTCTGATGGGTAAAAACACCATGATGCGGAAAGCCATCCGTGGACACCTGGAGAACAACCCTGCTCTGGAGAA GCTTCTGCCCCACATTAAAGGCAATGTGGGCTTTGTCTTCACCAAGGAGGATCTGGCTGAAGTCAGGGACATGCTGCTGGCAAATAAG GTGCCTGCAGCAGCTCGAGCTGGAGCCATTGCCCCGTGTGACGTCACTGTGCCAGCCCAGAATACTGGACTGGGTCCAGAGAAGACCTCCTTCTTCCAGGCTTTGGGTATCACCACCAAGATCTCAAGGGGAACCATTGAAATCTTG AGTGATGTTGGTCTGATCAAGACTGGTGACAAGGTTGGTGCCAGCGAGGCGACTCTGCTCAACATGTTGAACATCTCGCCCTTCTCCTTCGGACTCATCATCCAGCAGGTGTATGACAATGGCAGTGTCTACAGCCCTGAGGTCCTCGACATCACCGAGGCTTCCCTTCAGGCCAGGTTCTTGGAG GGTGTGAGGAACATTGCTAGTGTGTGTCTGGAAATTGGCTATCCCACTCTGGCCTCCATTCCCCACTCTGTCATCAATGGCTATAAGAGAGTCCTGGCAGTTGCTGTGGAGACGGACTACACTTTCCCTCAAGCTGAGAAG GTCAAAGCCTTCCTGGCAGATCCATCTGCTTTTGCTGCTGTTGCAGCACCAGCCGCAGCTGCagaaactgctgctgctgctccagctgccAAGGAGGAGGCGAAGGAGGAGTCTGAGGAGTCCGATGAGGACATGGGCTTCGGTCTTTTTGACTAA
- the pxna gene encoding paxillin a gives MKATPDALLADLESTTSHISKRPVFLSEESAYSIPVRDPDHRDVSSSPQDHAEQFLNGLDETERSPWSGEGSSPSQPVGEEEHVYSFPNKQKNSESSPVPAMNSSLGSNLSELDRLLLELNAVQQSAPTFPIEEAAPPLPASGFIHHIQENGVSSAGKVPPPTLEKPKRGAAARGAEAVRPSVESLLDELESSVPMPVPPALSVSDKTNAPEDTLAQQQARMSASSATRELDELMASLSDFKVQSNIQSQGKASSNAPAKPANKLDNMLGSLQSDLNRLGVQTVAKGVCGACSKPIAGQVVTAMGRTWHPEHFVCTHCQEEIGSRNFFERDGQPYCEKDYHSLFSPRCHYCNGSILDKVVTALDKTWHPEHFFCAKCGSFFGPEGFHEKDGKAFCRKDYFDMFAPKCGGCARAILENYISALNSLWHPECFVCRECFTPFINGSFFDHDGQPYCEAHYHERRGSLCSGCQKPITGRCITAMGKKFHPEHFVCAFCLKQLNKGTFKDQNDKPYCHGCFVKLFS, from the exons ATGAAAGCGACGCCAG ATGCTTTGTTGGCTGACCTGGAGTCCACCACTTCTCACATTTCAAAGCGGCCGGTTTTCCTGTCTGAAGAAAGCGCCTACTCCATCCCAGTCAGAGATCCAGACCACAGAGACGTTTCCTCCTCGCCCCAAGATCATGCTGAGCAATTCCTCAATGGACTAGATGAGACAGAG AGAAGCCCCTGGTCTGGAGAAGGTAGCAGCCCAAGTCAACCTGTGGGTGAGGAGGAGCACGTCTACAG CTTCCCTAACAAGCAGAAGAATAGTGAGTCATCGCCAGTTCCTGCCATGAATTCCTCTTTGGGCAGCAACCTATCTGAGCTGGACCGCCTGCTGCTGGAGCTCAACGCTGTCCAGCAGAGCGCCCCCACCTTTCCTATAGAAG AAGCAGCACCACCTCTTCCTGCAAGCGGATTCATCCACCACATCCAGGAGAATGGAGTCTCTAGCGCAGGAAAAGTCCCACCACCAACTTTGGAGAAGCCCAAACGGGGCGCGGCAGCTCGAGGAGCAGAGGCTGTGAGGCCCAGCGTGGAGAGCCTTCTGGATGAGCTGGAAAGCTCTGTGCCCATGCCAGT TCCCCCTGCATTATCAGTGTCGGATAAAACAAACGCACCGGAAGACACTCTGGCACAGCAGCAAGCCCGAATGTCTGCGTCCTCTGCAACACGAGAGCTGGATGAGCTCATGGCTTCACTGTCTGACTTCAAAGTTCAAAGCAAC ATCCAGTCACAAGGAAAGGCCTCGTCCAACGCTCCGGCAAAACCTGCAAACAAGCTGGACAACATGCTAGGAAGCTTGCAGTCCGATCTCAACAGACTGGGAGTCCAGACGGTGGCCAAAGGCGTCTGTGGTGCCTGCAGTAAACCGATTGCTGGACAG GTGGTGACAGCCATGGGCAGAACATGGCACCCCGAGCACTTTGTCTGCACCCACTGTCAGGAGGAGATCGGCTCCAGAAACTTCTTTGAGCGTGACGGGCAGCCGTACTGCGAGAAAGACTACCACAGCCTGTTCTCGCCACGCTGCCACTACTGTAACGGATCCATACTGGAT AAAGTCGTCACTGCTTTGGACAAGACTTGGCATCCAGAACACTTCTTTTGTGCCAAGTGTGGATCCTTTTTTGGACCAGAAG GCTTCCatgaaaaagatggaaaagCTTTCTGCAGAAAGGACTACTTTGACATGTTTGCCCCTAAATGTGGCGGCTGTGCTCGTGCAATCCTTGAGAACTACATCTCTGCCCTCAACTCGCTCTGGCACCCCGAATGCTTCGTCTGCAGG GAATGCTTCACGCCGTTCATAAACGGCAGCTTTTTCGACCACGACGGGCAGCCGTACTGCGAGGCTCATTACCACGAGCGACGCGGCTCGCTGTGCTCGGGCTGCCAAAAGCCCATCACCGGCCGCTGTATCACAGCTATGGGCAAGAAGTTCCACCCCGAGCACTTTGTGTGTGCGTTTTGCCTCAAACAGCTCAACAAGGGCACCTTCAAAGATCAGAACGACAAGCCGTACTGCCACGGCTGCTTCGTCAAACTCTTCAGTTAG